The DNA window TGATCATAAACTTCTCATGATTGATTACAAATGGAGGACTAATGCTCTGCTCCATCCATGAAGGTGCTGTGCAGTTGTGCTGAGCTTGCTTGCAGGCTTGCAGCAAATCTCAGGTCGATGCATATGAGCAATTATTTACTGAATTCATAATAATTAGTATGCGTGGGGTCATCTGAAGTGATGATCATCCTAGAATGAAGCATGCATGTGACTGGATGATCACACTTCCAGCCAAGTCTTACAATTTTCATTTAAtaatctctctctatctctctcttccctATCTGTCAACTGAGAGAAGAACAGCATCTACTTCCAGCCTGCTGATCTTCGGGTTAGGTTCTACTACatccgtcccgaaataagattattttttagttttttgatacaatattttgactcttcgttttatttgaaatttttttgtgattaatatttttattcttactagatgataaaacatgaataacatgaatagtactttatacataactaattttttaaggttttttaaataagacaaatggtcaaaacgttggatgggacggaggtagtacgaGCCATAGAAGCTGTGTCTAGCTCTGTACAGATGGCACCTCAATCTATTCTGAATCATGTCCACATTTCTTCAGAAAACAGAACATCAGAGGACCTACCATTCCTTCTGTTTGCAGCAAGATCTGTATACTTGCAGCTGGCACAACTGAAACAGGTGGCACAAGTATCCCACTGATGCATAGGGAACAGTGATTAACTTTAACATTGTGATTCTTCCAATGCGGTTTCATCTTGAAACATGACAAGAGGGGAATTACAAGGTAGATCTCTTTGCATCAAACTAatgtggtgtttagttgccaaaattttttggcaaaaacatcacatcgaacgtttgaccagatgttgaaaggagttttcggacatgaatgaaaaaatgaatttcacggctagcctggaaaccgcgagacgaatcttttgagcctaatatccgtcattagtacatgttggttactgtagcacttatgtttaattatagactaattaggctcaaaagacaTGTCtcgagatttttttcataactgtgcaattagttttttagttcatctatgcttaatgctttatttaggtgtctaaaaatttaatgcgatgtttttgaaaaaaattgagaactaaCATGATTTTGCATCTGTCAGAATACAtgtgcaaaatattttatgccAACGTATTATTCCTAAGCTTTCCTTCCATGTGTAACTGTACGGCATTTTTCTTCTCAGAAACTCTCGTTATGTCTGAGTAATATAATTTGGGATTAAATTACATGTCATGGCATTCCTTAGTACACTGGAAATGAGGATTAATCGAAGGTGCTAGTAGACTTAGTACATGTGTCAAGAAGTGATTCAACAAGGGAGAGAATATTAGGTTAACTTAAAGAACAGAGATTAGGGAGATCAGAGAAAGCATGTATCAAGaagcaattttattttagaaaaaggcACTAAGTTGAGGATTGACTTTCCCATAATTCTTGCAGATCTATTGAATGATTGTGTTGTTAGAGAGGATTGGACCATTGAGAGTTGACTACATCTGAACACATACTTGAGGATTCAGAGATGAGTTGTCATCATGTTGCAATCACATATATAGAGAAGAAAATTACAATTATTAATCTTTTACTTCCCTGAGACACTGAGTATACCCCGAGTTCAAATAGCACAATGACCACTGTTCAACTTCAGAACACATACAAAACAAAAGTGAACAACAACGATCGAACAAGCTGGGGAAAGAATTATCAACAAAGAACAAGTTTACCTAAAAAACACTTGATGAGAAGAAtccttctttttatttttccctctaaaaagaatgTGAATCCATAACTCCATCCTCTTGTACAAATTACCAAGGCCATCAACTGCAAActcttccctcctctcctcttctctttaGAAGACCAAGAACCATGAAAAAACAGCAAGAAACTGAACCTGACAACTGGCCAATAGTAAGAAAGAACCTGACAaccagtccaacaaaaatacctcgagataccggtgcCTTGTGgcaccaaattattttttatcattgaatCTCATCTAGGTGAGTAGAATATGCaccgttagatccaacgatcagaaataatttggtatcgCGAGACACGATACCTCaaagtactttttgttggaccgaaacAAATCGCAGTAACCCATCATCTGCACAGGAGGATCTGATGCTCTGAAGAACAGTGGCACAGTGCCTTCACCTCCTTCCTGCCAGTGCCAGTGCCAGCCAGCCTCAGGATGCCCTGGAACACCTCCACGTCGCACGGAATCCTGAGGGCCCCCTCGTGCTGGAAcccgaactcctcctccgccctgCTGAGCAGCTGCCCGAACGCCCAGTGGCCCAGGCACCCCGTGGGGATGACGAACCTCCTCATCTCCTCCCCGACGCACACCGCGAAGAACCCTCTCGGCggcaccgcgccgccggcgttcTTGGGCGCCAGCGCGAGCCTCTTCCACTTCTTGAGAAGCTGGCGCAGCCTCACGATGTCCCTGATCTTGTTGCTGCCGCCTCCTTGCTGCTCTCCCATTGTTATTAGTGATGTGAGGTGAGGAGGATAGCTTCTGTGTTTCTCGATCAGATTATATAGGATGTTGGGTTAGTGCTTAGTTGCAGCTAAGCTTGTTGCTTAGGTTAGTTTGGATTTACTAATCAATGGCTTGATATGATCCTTTTCTTAATGTTTGAGATCTCTATTCCTAATGCTGATGTTCTTAACATAATACttccttcgtttcataatgtaagatatttgacttttttacttgcaatgtttgattatttgtcttatttaaaaattataaaaatattatttattttaattgtgacttgctttattatcaaaaaaaaactttaagcatgaattgttatttttatatttatactaaatttttaaataagacgaatggtcaaacattgcaattaaaaaatcaaacatcttatattatgaaacggaggtagtaagtAAACTAAAGCAAAGGGAAACAAGCTCTGCTAGTTTCTGAGAGTTGTTTCTTTGTAATGACATAACTTATACTGAATAGTTGACACATATAGGGCATATTGAAGCTGGGATTGCTTCATTCTGCAGTTAAATCAACTGAACTTTACTTCCTTCAACTTCATTAGACTGACATAATTATCTAACAGAATAAATTGACATAATAAGGTACAtttatttcaaggaaaagaaagaataagTCAAGTGTGAAATTGGTGAAAGATTCCTGACGTTTTGTACACGGTCattggattattataatttttcttttgatgaaGTTGTTCTTTCAATATGATGTCAAAAGCTGACTGCCTCCTGTAGAATGCAAGTGTGATCCAACTGATGAAAGATTCCCTCACCCTGCTAATGATGAGCAAAGGGCCAAGAGATGCAATCAACACCTACTCTAGCCTGTTTATCAGAAACAACTACCATGCATGATTTGCCTCACTCTCATCATTGCTGAGAGCAAGTGCAATACCATGCTATAAACTGgttgtaaacatattttaatgagataatagagtagagagaagagcagtgagttacatatttgtagccagctatagTACAGACTCTAAGACGcaatgtgtatgacaggtgagacatagtagtatatgtttcgtaggtaactattatataaatagattattagattgactatagatgaattgaagctaatagttagctatattATTTAACTTACTCTGAGAGCCAAAGGACAGTTCATGGATTGGAAAAGGACTCCTCCAGTCCTAGCTTTAGGTAGCATCACAAACTACTCTCGAAATTTTCAGTGCCTGACTCTGAAACAGAAGGTTGGTTAGTATTTTAGAATGTCTCTGTCtcagttttatttatactgCTGAAgtactgctaatcaagtaatcatTGGCAATTATGCACTTTTCtgcttattttcatttattaatcTTCTGTATCTTCAAATTAATTTGGGGGTTATTGGGTCAATATCAATAATCAAACAGTCATATTTCTGATTTCTCATTCTTAGTTAGGctcttcatcatcaacttctctCTTGGAAATAGACACGCTTCCAGGAAGTAAAAGCATAGCCAAGGGAGATTACTTTTAAACCTCTGATTAATATTCTTCTGACACCTTCGTGTAGCTTAGGGGGTGATcttatggtatatttgtaaacgaaaataatttattaataaaacatttatatacgtgtttttagtgatttagaagtaaagactaaaaaataagctacaataaaaaatatatcccaaatcaactctaaatttaatgctaaaaatttctaaattttagcttataagtataaccaGAAGCAATAAGATGAGATGTTTTTGGCCTGTATAGATTGAGACACCAGGGTTTCATTTGGGTATCAGGTACAAGACAGGACACCAACTGCTAATATACCGTACATtcatctgaattctgaactaaggtggtggtgtttgggacaaggggctaaactttagccgtttgtcccatcgaatgtttgaacatttattataaatagtaaacgcagactattaataaaatagatctataatcttggactaattcacgagacgaatcaattgggcctaattaatccataattagcttatgtgatgctacagtaaatatgctctaattatggattaattaggtttaaaaaattcatctcgcggattaccaatcatttatgaaattagtttttttattagtctatgtttaatactttaaattagtgtccaaacattcgatatgacatgagactaaaaagtttagctccatctaaacaacctctAAAGCAATGTCTGGTTCACTGATCACCACGTCTTAAACAAAATAGAGATACTATCAGGATGCAGGAGTCATCGTAAACAAAGCAAAACCTTCTGCATCTGTTGCGAAACAAGACCAAAGGTTGTTGCATCAAATGATAACTGAAGAAACTTTTGCTCCCCTTGTTCTGACATAGTGAATCTGAggaattcttttatttttttaaaccttttaatgaataattttattactaaacctctcacacaaatattttcaccatctaaatcctttttttttggctaagtCACCCCTCCTGGcgtgataaaaataattgtcaCACAAGATGGCTGATGTGACAGGTTtgccacaccaccaccactaggaTAGCAGGAAGCGTTGTCACGTCAACTATTTAGCGTAATAGCCGGTAAACAGGATGGTGTGGCCAAAAGATTTagatagtaaaaatatttacctataaggtttagtaataaaattatttattaaaatgattatatttttttaaaaaaaatctcttagATATGAGAATGGGTCATGGGAACTGAAATAAAGCATCTGAGAATACCAAAGTAGGTTCATATCGCTCTACTATTATGACCGTGTCATTAACTCACATGACAGAGGATACACGGTCAACCAAAGCGGATATGAAGTGCATAACACTGAAGATCATACTTTTTAAAGATAATGGAAGTTTTATTGAACTCAATTAATTGTATCAAGGTGATAAAATTGTTCAAAGAACACAAATGCTTGCACAAAATGCCATGGGAACAGCTAGCTGACACAAAGTGCCTCGTACCATTCAGGCTTGTCATGGAATGCACATGTATGCTATTTTAATCTCCATATTCATAGAGATAATGACCGGTATACTTCAAGATGAACACCAGTAAATAAGCATTCTAAATTCCTGTAACAGATGATAACTATACCTGTCACAATCATTTTTCAACGTAGGTTGCGTTcttgatgaaagattatttgattttttagctatttaatagtataaataataataaaattacctactataaagttaaaaatctaatttagaaaGATAAGATAGTGaacttttgtataaaaacattttgcaaaagaaactcactgtttaatatttcaataaaCGTGCACATAAAAaccgataaaaaaatctacggTTAATTAGGTGGAACAAACTCAGCTATAGTAACTACGGATTTAACTGTTACTGAAATAATGCCCACTAATATGATAATTATGTATACTATTCAAGGAGACCCTTCTAATTAAGGTCTGTGTTGTTTTGTCAGAAACATAAATGTGTACATGAAATTTGAAACAACAATGTTTGGGTAGCTCAGCTGTCAGATACATGAAAAAGTTCTCTACTTACTTTCAATGATATGAAAGGGGTACTCTACGATCGCTTTCTGCGGTGAGACCTACCAAATCTATGCAACCACCAATCAGGATCCAGGACCTTCAGATTAGAAACTTTAAGGTCGAACAAGAAGCATACATGCAATGATTAGCATGATCAAGACATCACTTTGTAAATGAATATTAATCTTCAtctatgcattttttttttttggtcctgCTGCTGTGCCTTCGATACAATTCTTTCAGTTACACATTGGTGTCTGATCGCAAGTCCgacatcatatataaaataattcaaCTTGTAGAATATTAC is part of the Oryza brachyantha chromosome 2, ObraRS2, whole genome shotgun sequence genome and encodes:
- the LOC102708404 gene encoding auxin-induced protein 15A-like, coding for MGEQQGGGSNKIRDIVRLRQLLKKWKRLALAPKNAGGAVPPRGFFAVCVGEEMRRFVIPTGCLGHWAFGQLLSRAEEEFGFQHEGALRIPCDVEVFQGILRLAGTGTGRKEVKALCHCSSEHQILLCR